A window of Nocardioidaceae bacterium genomic DNA:
TCGAGTCCCAGTGCCTGTCGCGTGCGTGCCACGTCGCCGGCCATCGCCTCGAGCAGCTCCTCGACCCCGTCGAAGCGAGCCATGCCGCGCACCTTCTGAACCATCTCGACGGTGACGGTGCGGTCGTAGAGCTCGAGGTCGTCGCGGTCCAGCACGTACGCCTCGACACGACGCTCACGCTCACCCTCGAACGTGGGGTTCGTGCCGACGCTGACGGCCGCGGGCAGCGGTCGGTCCTCCACGCCGTGGAGCCACCCGGCGTACACCCCGTCGGCCGGCACCGCGCCCGAGGCGGCGACGTTGGCGGTGGGGTAGCCGAGGTCGCGGCCGCGCTGGTCACCCCGCTCGACGGGTCCGGTCACGGTGACCGGACGACCCAGCGCCTCGGCCGCACCCGTGACGTCACCCGCGGCCAGGCACGTACGCACGTAGGTCGAGGACCACACCTGTGGCCCACCGTCGAGGTCGACGGCCTCGACGACGAAGTCGTGCGTGGCTCCCAGCTCGACCAGGGTCGCGGTGTCACCCGAGGCCTTGCGACCGAAGCGGAAGTTCGCGCCGACGACGACAGCGGCGGCGTGCAGCGTGTCGACGAGGATCTCCTCGACGAAGCGTTCCGGCGAGTACGCCGCCAGGTCCTTCGTGAAGGGCACGGCGAGCACGTCGTCGACCCCGGCGTCGTGGAGCAGCGTCGCGCGCTCGTCGATGCGCGTCAGCTGCACCGGCGCATGGTCCGGTCGCAGCACGGCGAACGGGTGCGGGTCGAAGGTCACCGCGACGACACGAGGCACACCGACGTCGGTCGCCACCGCCCGCGCTCGGCGTACGACAGCCCGGTGCCCGCGGTGCACGCCGTCGAAGTTGCCGATCGTGACGACGGTGCGTCCGAGCTCGGTGGCCCCGGGCACCTCCTCGAGGTCTCGCCACAGCTGCATCGCAGGTCTTCTCCTCCGGTCGGCACCTGGCCAGGCACCTGGCCAGGCGCGGGGGCCGCGCCACCCGCCGGGGTCAGCCTACGAACACCGCGACGGGACGCGCCTCCGGTTCCCCCTCGGGCGTGAGGTGACGCGCGTAGAGGGCGAGGAAGTCCCCGTCCGGCGCGAAGACCGCCGTGGTCTCGTCGTGGCCGAGGTCGAGGCCCAACCGCCGACCCACGCGTACGGCTGCTGCCTGCTCGGTGTCGAGGTCCAGCGCCGGGAAGGCCGCGCGAGTGGCCCGGGCCATCGTCA
This region includes:
- a CDS encoding bifunctional riboflavin kinase/FAD synthetase, which produces MQLWRDLEEVPGATELGRTVVTIGNFDGVHRGHRAVVRRARAVATDVGVPRVVAVTFDPHPFAVLRPDHAPVQLTRIDERATLLHDAGVDDVLAVPFTKDLAAYSPERFVEEILVDTLHAAAVVVGANFRFGRKASGDTATLVELGATHDFVVEAVDLDGGPQVWSSTYVRTCLAAGDVTGAAEALGRPVTVTGPVERGDQRGRDLGYPTANVAASGAVPADGVYAGWLHGVEDRPLPAAVSVGTNPTFEGERERRVEAYVLDRDDLELYDRTVTVEMVQKVRGMARFDGVEELLEAMAGDVARTRQALGLDPTDHPAGHER